One stretch of Zerene cesonia ecotype Mississippi chromosome 20, Zerene_cesonia_1.1, whole genome shotgun sequence DNA includes these proteins:
- the LOC119835159 gene encoding sphingomyelin phosphodiesterase 4 encodes MSSDLMSQFYAALNLPVLEKVIELTKILDQAGPSKDFQALFPQLVNNIFASPNNNGWGLRQITCEQNKYEFEALMSFLEPHGPLFRMCYKLLFDPQLKYNLPLSMLPFELQIILERGGRCPQFYSDMLTLDSNSLNVVALALNPFDYYIFNFAIHLTNNNQNKSSWEIWNSVYFALACDYLTHFLPTDPNTCVLPVIPHYNGKVPLVAPLQSVNRPLGSPSLLLVPDLSGISNQHPSSQNQSRNEIWRSETVLQVFIDIWMSVEQFNSRNIEMYQRNYPAIFSSPERVRLVRVVIKHIYSYSAKYNSDPAVRSSALRKYAKQIMCTRAYQYVKHLVSTWPLDASFRLVMELWLSLIQPWRYTNNNVSRDRHNINQNQDEGTSANLDPSYIQFIAENFPSYTYILQLVLPRFMRLDLSTYKNAVMLFRLGKVFSQQHLMPILLNLEKAITDNVTGLYTPETSFNNSNLDQSYTYNGISLHKWVSIAKQAISELNMMTTFEYDPIWSENKKPLYVELVKKMISAKHVSEKFVEEYRSKYNRENHGFWGSIKQWFMINNNDEDRMILEESEKVPVYLNHCINYFTNIFMVNDNMMLAEADVIDNSFEHSSFANSNNFSFSIAQKLRSKPTGLHYMGDPDLMPIMSYENTILVRLLYQLATKLNELYCDEFVTLWNRQDFWGYAAREVLQKPITIQTYMKDVTNHQNIVSKDLPPRLSFRRFGSNIFVVWLTIGYIFFRLLSYNGLFYILFLIMSVLMIVLTKASLKMCKIIKS; translated from the exons atgtCTAGCGACTTAATG AGTCAATTTTATGCTGCATTAAATTTACCAGTATTGGAAAAAGTTATAGAGCTCACAAAAATCTTGGACCAGGCTGGACCTAGTAAAGACTTTCAAGCACTGTTTCCTCAGTtggtaaacaatatatttgcatCACCCAATAACAATGGGTGGGGCCTGCGACAAATTACAtgtgaacaaaataaatacgaattCGAAGCATTGATGAGTTTTTTAGAACCACATGGACCATTATTTAGaatgtgttataaattattatttgatccTCAGTTGAAATATAATCTTCCTTTAAGTATGCTGCCA tttgaattacaaataatattagagaGAGGAGGCAGGTGTCCACAATTTTATTCAGATATGCTAACATTGGATTCTAATTCATTAAATGTGGTTGCATTAGCCTTAA ATCCATTTGATTATTACATATTCAACTTTGCAATACATTTGACAAATAACAACCAAAACAAAAGCTCCTGGGAGATATGGAACAGTGTTTATTTCGCTTTGGCTTGTGACTACCTTACACACTTTTTGCCAACTGATCCCAATACATGTGTTCTACCAGTGATACCACATTATAATGGCAAAGTACCTCTTGTTGCACCACTTCAGTCAGTTAACAG ACCTTTAGGTTCACCTTCTTTATTACTTGTACCTGATTTATCTGGTATAAGTAACCAACACCCATCTTCCCAAAATCAATCAAGGAATGAAATCTGGCGTTCAGAAACTGTATTACAagtttttattgacatttgGATGAGTGTGGAACAGTTTAATTCACGCAACATTGAG atgtACCAAAGAAATTATCCAGCAATATTTTCAAGTCCTGAAAGAGTGAGGCTAGTGCGAgttgttattaaacatatttactcATATTCTGCAAAGTATAATTCTGATCCAGCAGTAAGGTCATCAGCGCTTCGTAAATATGCCAAGCAAATAATGTGTACACGGGCATACCAATATGTAAAACACTTGGTATCAACGTGGCCTCTGGACGCCTCATTTAGACTTGTGATGGAGTTGTGGCTAAGTCTTATACAACCATGGcgatacacaaataataacgTCTCTAGAGATAG gcacaatattaatcaaaatcaaGATGAAGGAACAAGTGCAAATTTAGATCCAAGCTATATACAGTTCATTGCTGAAAATTTTCCatcatatacctatatactaCAACTAGTTTTGCCTAGATTTATGAGACTTGATTTatccacatacaaaaatgctGTAATGTTATTTAGATTAGGAAag gttTTTTCACAACAACATTTGATGCCCATACTATTGAATTTGGAAAAGGCAATAACTGATAATGTAACAGGCTTGTACACACCTGAAACAAGCTTCAATAATTCTAATCTCGATCaaag TTACACATACAATGGTATATCATTGCATAAATGGGTGTCAATAGCGAAACAAGCGATTTCTGAATTGAATATGATGACAACTTTTGAATATGATCCAATTTGGAGCGAAAATAAGAAGCCACTTTATGTAGaacttgttaaaaaaatgatttctgCTAAGCATGTGTCTGAAAAATTTGTGGAAGAATATAGGAGTAAATACAATCGAGAAAACCATG gtTTCTGGGGGAGCATTAAGCAATggtttatgataaataataatgatgaagACCGAATGATATTAGAAGAGTCTGAAAAAGTGCCTGTTTATCTTAATCattgtataaattactttactaatatatttatg gtTAACGACAATATGATGTTGGCGGAGGCTGATGTGATCGATAATTCTTTTGAACATTCATCCTTtgcaaattcaaataatttctcTTTTTCCATAGCGCAAAAA CTACGAAGCAAACCCACAGGACTGCACTACATGGGCGATCCTGATTTAATGCCTATAATGTCCTATGAAAACACAATTCTTGTTAGACTGCTTTACCAATTGGCAACAAAATTGAACGAActg TACTGTGATGAATTTGTCACACTGTGGAATCGACAAGACTTTTGGGGATATGCGGCTCGTGAAGTGCTACAAAAACCAATTACAATTCAAACCTATATGAAGGACGTAACCAATCATCAAAACATTGTGTCCAAAGATCTGCCGCCACGATTGTCTTTTAGGAGATTTGGATCAAACATATTTGTCGTGTGGCTTACTATtggatacatattttttagacttttatcatataatggcctattttatatattatttttgatcatGTCGGTACTAATGATTGTTTTGACTAAAGCTTCAttgaaaatgtgtaaaattattaagtccTAA